The segment TTCTGCTTTGGATCGACATTATGAAAGTATTTCTTATTGTTTTGTGGTAGTGCCTCGGTGTTAAACAATACAAGTTATTTTTTCAACAGTTTGTTCTTATAAagtttcatgtttaaataagcaaaattaataaacatCGAGCTTGTAAGAGCTAATGTGCTTGTGTCTTTGCCCACCCCCACACCTGGCAAACTACACAAAGAGTAACTGCTTAAGAACTGTTTCAGGGTTTAGAAAGATTAACTTAAGTCATTTTGTCTCTTCATTCATTCCAAGAGTTAATAAGCAACCTGGGTGCGTGATTGTGTAAAGTGTATTATTTAAACTTTTGCATGCAAGCTTATTATGTTATTTCTCTCAAGAAATCAAACCTTCAGATATTTGAAAGATGGCAGACACAGAGCAAAGGAGTCCACCTCCTCCCCCTCAGGCTGGTCCTGTGGTAAGttctaccttttttttttttttttaaatgattcagtgcctttttattgctttatttgaGAATTAAATTTATGATCTTGACTGATCACATTAATGTGTTACAGCAATTTCTCTTGAGTAATAAGCTGGAAACGGCTATGTGGCTGTCACGGCTGTTCACTGTCTACTGCTCCATCATGTTCATTCTGCCCTTGCTTGGGTGAGTCATGTTCTTTTACAAGGCAATTTCACAAGCTTCAAGGACTCACACAAAGCTGCTCaattatggcaaaaatcataaTCACGATTACTTTTGGTCAATATTGAAATTCCGATCATTTAACATGATTATTGGTAGGCGATAAGATCAAAGTCTTATTTCACAGTATGAGTAATTTTAAATATCtgtgaaatttcacaattatcGGTACTTCAGTAAAAACTAATACTAGGCTAACTAATGTAAGTCAATTACATaaaacaagtaaacagtcagcattacaataagaacaaagaaactaattTCAAACAAAGTGGACAAATGGCTACAACAGAATgaaaatacatattaaataaaCTGTGCTTTAAGTTTTTAAGGAAGATGTACTAACAGTGGTATTCAGATAAGTAATAGCCTACAACTGAAAATTGAATAATCGAATGTAAGATAACACTGCATATACCACTGCATAGTCTTACTATACACATTAAATGtagattaattattatttaagctaagttattcagtcaagatcagtgagtgattttcctttagggctgcatgattaatcgtagggctgggcgatatattgcatgcgattctcacgcgcatttcgtcagtaaagccggttccctgattaccgctaaatcgccatcacctgctttaaaatggagcgccttttaatagacagagccgtagttcacggacaagccacgcaaaatcgcgttcagtatcgaagatgaatcgacttcgataatgaacccgattttgcgtggcttgtccgtgaactacggctctgtctattaaatgccgctccattttaaagcaggtgatggcgatttagcggtaatcagggaactggctttactgacgaaatgcgcgtgagaatcgcatgcgatatatcgcccagccctaattaatCGCACGataagaaaaataacattgaaatcaCGCTTAAACGCGATTCTTtgtgcgattatgaaatcgcaaaggctgccttttttttttattttttttttatttattttttatttttttatgcgcagcttgtcaatgaagtatggctccaaatgctgaTCCATCTGAGAGCACTGTGAGattgagtcgcttataatgtacatttgaaaaagcaacacgcgcccaacatctttccagacatgagaagcatttattaacatcttgtccaacaaaagacaacatttaataacatgtttttagtccaaactcacttcataacgacagttgagcatccttctgtgagatgatggcTTCTTagacagaataaggcagtcgtgtgtttattagtcatgtttaatcaatcaaagcattTCAGTCTTctgtatagagggtatgcatgtgACGTCACAGTCTGAGTGGCAtaaagactgagtggcagcattggttttcagcgtgaacgccgcgaaaaacacacaaaacacatccaaaatgggaaagagctttgcgattgactgtacaaatagctttgacacaaaatctgaggtatatatttaaagtctgccgaaagctacagaaaagagaagcaaacagatcactgcaattcacagaaacaactggactccaggcagagaaatatggatttgcagttatcattttgtcaaaatgttggattttgaggtaaaattatacagtatattttgtattgtttgtattgacaactcatcaattaaatatttaccatcttatattctgcataattgggtgtttttaaataaacactgacaaaaactattcaagttttagggctggacgatatgacaATATacataacattgatataagtgattactcggatttaaacctacctatattgtaattatataaaattttcTCTATGTATTTCCCCgacgtcgaaatcaggcacatataaatgtcaggaaacacgattcctggctgcatgtcagtATCCATagtttaggtttatttgacaagttgcaaggaacactttcgagcccaaTCTTTAgtgtaattgtttgttttactcgcgttttcgcagtttcccctattaaatccagtcatgcagcagctcttttgccactcagtccagctgaagGAGCGCGTTCCGGTGGGAAGTGATGTgtatgcataccctctatattcTGCTACAGCAATGGTATGATGCCcatagggatttcctggaatgacaGTGTTATCTACTTCTaagcaatgttccctctaagctgcccgcgtgcgcggccgcgcagagaacagacatgaaaatgatggtagtagtttaaatgagaaataattgcagtgctctggacaaccgctatagagttattgtcgctatagagttggaacCGGTGAATGCAGTTTACAGGTTCCATAGAAAGAGAACGACTGAGCGCGTGAgagctggctggccctgagccaaatcagtcgcggaaagaatactgtaatgtttgcggactaaatacatcaatacgagaggcaacgcgaaacgaaaagaaatgtgaaataaaacgtcatgttttaatgaaaaatggcggaaataacggatgatggacacagaatgctaacaaaactctgagacatttacaattacattcccaccacaggtgtagcttgcaaactcaaaatacattagtgatatacctcagtttaaatagatttttgtgtgtggtggtgtggatttcagggatgtttagataactataaaagagttaacgttcacttttcttaaaaatatttagttatatataatatataatataatatataatatattaaaacaaatggaagcatttaaactgatataatactgtatatcagtttaaatacttaaatattttattatattataatgtaagccttATAAAAAATTtatctcacaaggggattgtttagggctccttgccacgAAAAATCTTAACCTCCTGGCATATAAAATCTGGGgaattcataagcaataaacatgtaattttgatggtttaacacggtctgttgctaataattgactgtacaaaaatacattatggttgttccaaaccatcattgtaactgctcatattatattattataaagaattgaactgtctgcaggaggacagaaagtattttttaatagaatttcttggtaaagactggttcagttaatacagcaatgtgaacaaatctcaagtaacctaaaatgtgcttaatttagtgactgaactgcttaatttcaaacatattatttaataaatcactaagttacatcaagggtcaaataaaagagaaacggcacattaaagttaaatgttacagttgcatgataaaaccatttttttggaTGTGTGTGttacgttcattgtacaggtttaatataaagtatgtttttgctcaggtggccaaaatgtgcgctcaacagagaaaagttttgctcagcgaggaaaaaaaattagagggaacattgcttCTAAGGCAGGGCATATTTGAAGTTTTTGCGCAAGAgcaccctctggctttcagatggagaagcatttgctactgatcacagagccatacagctctgacaagctgcgcataaaataatcgcagcctttgtcAAAATGTGTGCGGTTTAAgtgcgataaatcgtgcagccctattttCCTTTGTCATTTGTGTTTACttattaattaatgacacagaTGGCAGTAGGAATATATTAAGCTGccgtcactttaagagctactgctcggatccaatatactgttacacacgtgttttctttctcaactgtgtACGTTTACTTAAATACATAACCCACTGTCATTATGTGAATACTCtccaaaatgacattttgagATTTTTGTGTGTACACGTTTAGCTGCGTATCCGAAGCCCATTTGCTTATCCACGTTCGACTCCAATTCGGAGCGCGCACACAGAAAGCCGCCTGGGGAACagaatgttaaaggattagttcatttcagaattaaaatttcctgataatttactcactcccatgtcatccaagatgttcatgtctttctttcttcagtcgaaaagaaattaaggtttttgatgaaaacattccaggacttttctctatatagtggacttcagtggggttcaatgggttgaaggtccaaattgcagtttcagtgcagcttcaaagagctccaCGATGTAGGCagtagggtgaaaaactccatctaattttctcctccaacttcaaaatcatccaacattgttgttttaccttttttttgtaaagggtatttgacttaaagggttagttcacccaaagatgaaaattatgtcattaatgactcaccctcatgtcgttccaaacccgtaagacctccgttcatcttcggaacacagtttaagatattttagatttagtccgagagctttctgtccctccattgaaagtgtttgtacgttatactgtccatgtccagaaaggtaaaaaaacatcatcaaagtagtccatgtgacatcagtttttgaagcatcgaaaatacattttggtccaaaaagaacaaaaactacgactttattcagcattgtcttctcttccggaatcctttccattgaattgattccattgaattgattccatcaGCATTccacagcgtgcgtctccctcagactgtaaacgaagctcggcccaccggataacacgtcagcagcgtcttacgtcagcagcgtcactgcggagtcgtgaacccagattgacaacagacccggaagagaatacaatgctgaataaagtcgtagtttttgttctttttggaccaaaaagtattttcgatgcttcaaaaactgatgtcacatggactactttgatgatgtttttttaCCTTTCTGGATATgaacagtctaccgtacatacattttcaatggagggacagaaagctctcggactaaatctaaaatatcttaaactgtgttccgaagatcaacggaggtcttacgggtttggaacgacatgagggtgagtcattaatgacatcattttcatttttgggtgaactaaccctttaatctttgcacattcgctttgtagacactggatctgtACATTAACctgtcacgcatgacctttccaatgtgattacgttGTGTTGCGTGGTGCATTgaagagctagtgcaagacgagcatttgtagtttttagaaaatgaccgatcattttgCTAGACAAGACCTTTATCgcttgtctgggatcgtgtagagccctttttgaagctgcactgaaactgcaatttgtaccttcaacctgttgaaccccattgaagtccactatatggagaaaaatcctggaatgttttcatcaaaaaccttattttctttttgactaaagaaagacatcttggatgacatgggggtgagtaaatgatcaggaaatttcaattctgaagtgaactaatgctttaagTTTTGGCCTTTTAGGAAGGAACGGAAGTTCGATGGAACGTGGCAATGGCACAATACCTCAATTATCTTGTTTTCATAATTGTTGGAAGCCAAAATCAAATTCGAAAATCAATTACGATTAATTGCGCAGCCCTAGAATCATATTATTATGATGAGGACTATTTAGGGTAATAAGGACACATCCACGCTCActcatttaaaaacaaagtaaatGATTGGGAGAAGAATAATTGCTTTTTCTCTGTCTAGGCCCCAAGCAGCTGCTAACTTCTATCAGAGGGCATTGCTGGCAAACGCCTTGACCAGCGCTCTGCGTCTCCACCAGAGACTTCCTCACTTTCAGCTGAGCAGAGCCTTCCTGGCACAGGCCTTACAGGAGGACAGCTGCCACTATCTCCTCTACTCCCTCATCTTAGTCAACTCCTACCCTATCACAAGTATCCTTTCTCGAAGACCCCTTCCTCCAGAAATATTTTAAGGGAAAATATCTACTTTTCTTTGTGTTATGGCATCATTTTGACTTCATGCAGCCTTGACTTGTGTTGTCAGTGAGCATATTTCCTGTGTTCCTCTTCTCGCTTCTCCACGCCACCACCTACAGTAAAAAAGTCCTCGATGTAAGTTTCTGCCTTTCTCATTAGCGTAGCTGTCTGAGATGCATTTTTGTCATAGTTCCATCATGAATTTTATTTTGTCTGTCATCTGTCCTCAGTCTGTGGGTCCAAACAGCCTTATGTTTGTGAGGAACTTTCTGAACAAGCTCACAGCCAATCAGCAGAACATCCTAAAGTTTATCGCTTGCAATGAGATCTTCTTGATGCCAGCCACAGTCTTCATGCTCTTCAGGTGAGGATTCTTAACcatgtaaagcctgacataaaACAATAGTCAGGAAatcttatttttcttttaaatggtagtttaTTTTTTTGCGTAATTTTGTTGAGTATCAcatttgatacatcaggcttttatgacTCAGACAGTATGATATACTGAGAATATAAAGCTCATACTAGAGATGGAGGGGGAAAAACGCCTGTTTTATTCTgaggcccaaactgagcaaaaatatgtaATCTGGTGcatttatatggacaaaaagtaAGCTGAAATTCTGATAGCCTATACTGTAAACCAATGATATCTAAAACGGTATATAACAAGTCCgtgaaatgcatataaatatcagttgtcactctTGTATCTCTCAATTATATGTCTTTGTAAGATGATATAtaaattagttttatgatcaaagctctgtagtttttattgtgGGGGCAAAACATGTAATGCAATGCAGTGCAATACAATAATGATGTTGATTTAaagaatgtaaaataaatgttactcAAAAGCCTGAtaatcatatttgatactcacttttaaacatgatttttctaaaatgttGTATGTATAATCAAATAAAcctaagttgcttcagtccaataagtgttcatcttgaaatgtTACTAACAATATAAGAGTTATTcttatatttactttataaaaaccAGTAAAGATTTTaagccgtgtgtccaccaaagcgtttttagccagctgaaaacgctaggcgctctgcttaaaacaCCCATCtgagagcgcttctgcagcgcagcgttctttttccgttgagacgctttgttgcggATGCGtcactgttacttataactgattttgcaggtaatttgtttcaggctaaaaatgttgacacaatgtggaattacttgctatgtatgttcggagaccagcaaaatttatttctcattcattttgttCCGTTCTCTGCTTGTTAATGTtgttgtacagcaagaatgttgtgacgGTTGGCCGGTgtagtatttgtcccgccctTCCTCCaatctgattggacggctggctaaaaagtgacagtgatgagcgcatcgttttactcaaagttgaacgttcttcaactcgaggcgaccagtaaaaaaacgcccagctctcagcgcttgagcgcgaaaaagacgctcagcgcctcgttacgctcctggcgtttaaaaaacgcggcgctcccattgaaaacaattgaaaaagtacgctagtcgctggaaaaaatgctttggtggacacacggccttacaGCAAAAAGTGTACCACAACCTCAAGGTCAGATTAGAATTATACTAAAAGGACATTTACCTGATTAAAAAAAACGGTATAAACTACAAATCAGACAACAGAAGGCATGTAGTAGATGCTATTAGTAGTATTTGTGtttcaaatatgatacagtaggctttattaggtaacaaaaaaaaattgtggttTGGTACAGGTAAAAAGCTTGATTAAATCCAAGCTCCGTTTCTTTATAAAAAGaattttgaatgatttttggTTTGTTGTTCACAGTGGCCAGGGCAGTTTGCTTCAGCCCTTCATCTACTATCGGTTTCTCACTCTGCGCTATACCTCAAGGCGCAACCCGTACTGCCGGTAAGAATCTTGCATCTTATTTACACGCTGAAGTGTTACTTGTACAGATGCACACTATACCCAAAATA is part of the Megalobrama amblycephala isolate DHTTF-2021 linkage group LG23, ASM1881202v1, whole genome shotgun sequence genome and harbors:
- the tmem33 gene encoding transmembrane protein 33, producing MADTEQRSPPPPPQAGPVQFLLSNKLETAMWLSRLFTVYCSIMFILPLLGPQAAANFYQRALLANALTSALRLHQRLPHFQLSRAFLAQALQEDSCHYLLYSLILVNSYPITMSIFPVFLFSLLHATTYSKKVLDSVGPNSLMFVRNFLNKLTANQQNILKFIACNEIFLMPATVFMLFSGQGSLLQPFIYYRFLTLRYTSRRNPYCRTLFTELRILLEHFVMKPSCPAFFRRMCLNSIAFISRLAPTGV